AAAGATTTTTAGTCGAATACAGTTGACTTTTTAGGATGAGATATGTAATCTAGTGTCAAAGCACTTTTACATAGAGGTTAATCCTATGACTGCTAATTACAAGGTTCGCATTGATGATATTGTCCACTCCATAAACGATTCTGTAGTAACAGGACAGCAGCTACTCGATCTTGCAAACAAGCTTCCTACAAGAGAGTTCTTGATTTTTGAGATGCTTAGTAATGGTCAACTTGAAGAGATTCGACTTGACGAGACGACAAATCTACAGAAACAGGGAATTGAAAAATTCATCACCTTTCGTAGCGATCGCTCATTCTTCTTTACAATTGACGGTCGCCGTTTCCAATGGGGGGCAAGTTTTATTACTGGTTTTCAGCTTAAAAAGCTTGCGAATGTCGATCCCAATACTTATGGTGTTTGGCAAGAAACCAAAAGCACAGAAGATCGCAAAATTGAGAATTGTGAACTTGTAGACTTGACTGAAGCAGGTGTTGAAAGCTTTTTCACTGGTAAGCAGACAACTACAGAGGGTTAAGCTATGAGTTTTTTACCCGAACGAGATCGTCTATATCTCAATCAACATGCTGTGAACTATAGAGAATCAACGAATGGAAAGTATAAGGGTATTGTTTTGTCTGACTTTACCCTGCCAATTGGCTTATACAACATACCCAATGCTGACATTTTGATTTTGTTGCCTCCAGGTTATCCTGACGTTCCCACTGATATGTTCTATTTGTTCCCTTGGGTCACTTTAACACAAGCAGCAAAGTACCCCAAGGCAGCCGATCAACCTTTCCAGTTTGATGGCAAAAGTTGGCAAAGGTGGTCTCGGCACAATAACGAGTGGAGGGTTGGAATTGATGGCATCCATACCACATTAATTAGGATGACAACAGCTTTAAAGGAGGCAAAATGATGAAGGCTAGTTTGACATTACAGGAACATCACTATGAGCTTCTAAAAGAGCTTTTACAGCATGATGACGGAACCGAGGGAGCAGCTTATTTACTATGTGGTAATTCGTTTATCATATCTGATCCTTGGGATAGACAAGAACATCACAAATTTATTTCCTACGCAGTTGAAAAAGTTCCAGATGAAGATGTAGTCTCGCAATCTCAATTACACATTACTTGGAAGACAGACTCTTTTGTCAAAACATTAAAACAAGCAAAGATAAGAGGTCTAACAGTAGCAATTATCCATAGTCATAGTGATCTTTTAGCGTTTTCAGAGCAAGATGATCTCAATGAACCTGATTTAGTAGATCTTGCCAAGAATAGAAATGGTTTAGATACTAATTTATTAAGCCTGATTTTAATGCCTTCAGGTGAGATGATTGGCAGACTGTGGGTATCCCGAAACAAGAATATTCCACTTATCCTGATTCGTATTGTTGGTAATGCTATTCGACTCCATTATCCAGATAGGGGCAAAGGAATACCTTCATCTATCCTACAACGTCAGGCCTTAGCTTTTGGTGAATCACTTAATCAAGACCTGTCCTTATTGCGGGTTGGTATAGTAGGATGTGGTGGCACTGGTAGTGCTGTGGCTATGCTTTTAGGACGATTAGGTATTGGTCATATAGCTCTCTTTGACAAAGATGTTGTAGAGGAATCAAATCTGAATCGTCTGCATGGTGCTTTCCGTGATGATGTTAAGCAGAAGCTCCCAAAAGTTCAAGCGATTGCTCGTTCACTCTTGGGTTTAGATGTTGAAGTTCAGACTTTTCAGGAATGGATTAATGAAGATATCTGTCATGAAGCATTGAAATCGTGTGACATTATTTTTGGCTGTACAGACGATCATTCGGGTAGATTACTGCTAAACCGCTTTGCTTACTACTATGCTACACCTGTTATCGATCTTGGGCTTGCGCTAGAGGTTGCTAATGATGTTGGGTCTCTAAGGTTTGCTTGTGCAGATGGGCGCGTTACTGTCTTAATGCCTAAACATAGTTGTCTCTTATGTCATGGAGTGATCGATCCCGTGCAAGCGCGGGACGAAAATCTTAAACGCATTGATCCTGATGAGTTTGAGCGACGTAAGAAAGAGGCTTATGTACTTGGGGAAGGTAATCCAAGCCCTGCGGTAGTAACTTTTACTACTAGTGTGGCAATTATGGCTATCGAAGAGTTTTTACATAGATTGCAAGGATGGCGGGGAGAAAATAACGCGATCGCTAATCGTGTACGCAAGTTTACCTTGACAACAGATCGAAACCAAGGAGCAACTTATAATCCGAATTGTCCCATTTGTGTAAATCAAGATATCTGGGGTCTTGGAGATAGAGATCTGTTTTTGGAGGTCTTATGAACTTGTTAAGCTTTCTATTGGGATGGCTACGCATCATTCCTAAACAAGCCTTTTCAACCAAGTTTGTTTCATCTCATCCTTCTAATGATGCTGTGAAAAATGGTCAAATTTGGATTATTCGGGATAGGAAATTGATGAAGTGGGGTCGTCTGCGCTGTCCATGTGGCTGCGAAGAAATAATTCTGCTATCACTTAGTTCATCTCGCAGTCCAAGATGGCAAGTATCACTAGATTGGCTAGGCAGACCAAGTATCTCTCCATCAGTTAGGAGGCTGGATGGTTGTAGAAGTCATTTCTGGATTAGATCTGGCAAAGTTGATTGGTGTTGATTTGAAATTAGCGATCGCTATTTTTATTTGAGAATTTAGATAAGTATAATCTCCTTGCCCATCTTCTAAATACTCTAAAACCACTTGCAACTCTGCTATCTAACCTCTAAAGAGTTGAATAGAAGTAGTTCAAATAATGGATCGCCAAATGTCATCAATCGTAAAGATGGATGCTCGTCAAAGGTATCAGGATAAAAGGTAATTTGATAAGACTTTTGCTGTAATTGCATTGTCCAAACCTTGTCTCCTGCATCCTCAAAGGTGATTCTAGATTTTTGTAGTAGAAGCGATCGCGTAAACATTTGCTCGATCGCTTCTGCATCAAAGGGAGATCGCGGTATGGGTTTACGCAATTCAATAAGATCGGCTTCCACATCCATTGCCACAGCTTCATCAAGTGCTAGTTGTATGGATGGAGCATCAGGAGCTTCAAAAAATTCTGATAGTAAGACATCTTCTTCGAGTGGGTCTGCACTCATTACTGCTTTTTCGATAAAAGTAGGTACGCGAGCAAGTATGGGCTGTAGATTGCCGACAACATTTTTAAATGCTTTGATGCGATCGCGTAATTTGAGATAAACCTTTGCTTCTACCGTGCCATCGTAATAAAAGTTGTGGATTCTCACCGTTGCAAATTTTTGACCGATGCGATCAATTCTGCCAATACGTTGCTCTACTCGCATGGGATTCCAAGGCATATCGTAGTTAAATAGAACGCCGCAGGTTTGCAAGTTTAGTCCCTCACTGGCTGACTCAGTGCAAAGTAAGAGTTTGATTTCTCCATCACGAAATCGCCTTTTGATTTCTTCTTTTTTGACAATCTGCCATGTGCCATCGCGATTAAGTTCACCACCACGCCCCGAATAACAAGCGACCTGTGAGCCGTATAGCTGGATCAAGGTATCGCGTAAATAGTCCATCGTGTCGGTGTATTGCGTAAAGACGATCGCACTATCACGCTCTAAGGATTCTTGACGTAGTTTTTTAATAAATTCAGAACGTTTGGTATCTTCACCAGTGTTATCAAATTGTTGCAATAAGTCTTGTAGATATTCAATTTCTTTAGGATCGATAGGCTCCATATAGGACTCTAAGCCTTCGATAATCGCATCATCGGCATCGTCAAGATCTCTAAGATCATCTTCTCCAAATAGGCTACCTTGTTGAGTCAAGAGATAATCTAGCCGTCGTTGTAAAGATTTCTCGATCGCATAAAAAGAACTAGTCAAGCGCTTGCGATATAGCGTCATCAGAAACCCTAGCGCCTTACGATTTTCCTTTTGAGCGAGACGGTAAAAATGGCGTACATAATCGCTGACTTCACGATATAAATGGGCTTCTCGTTCTGGTTCTAGGGTAATTGCGTTATCAAATACCTCTCGTGTTGGTACAGATTTATCTAAGAAGCCACGTTTGTAATATTCGCGCAAGGTGTCGCGGGTATGGCGAAACATCAGGTCTTTGATTGGGGTATTGGCTGCAAGAAACTTTTTTGATTCACCGATGAAATTATCATCAGCTAGGTATTTTTGAGGATTAGTTATCTTCTGACCAGTTTGCCAAACATCTTCGATTTGGTATGACAACAGGCGATCGCTAGTTTCTAAAGCTTGCTGAATCTTACTGCAAGGTTTTCCACCATTGGCAAAGTAATCGACAGACATGGTTTGCCAAAAGTTGAGATTATGCTTATCGGCGGGTTCGGATAGGGTCGCAAAGTAATCACAAAAAGCATCGGCAAATTCCCAATGACCTTTTAAACCAAGCAATTTAATAAGGTCAAACATTTCCACTGCGTCGATCTGCATCGGGGTAGCCGAAAGAAGTAATAGAGCTAGGGTGTGCGCCCTGAGTTGCGCCATTAGTTCGAGTAGACAGTTGGGAGTATCCTTACGATTTTGAGGGCTTTTACGCCTTGCATGGTGTGCTTCGTCCAATACTACTAAGTCCCAAGGTTCGGAGTCTAGTAACTCTTGCATTCGCTCTTTGCGGCGCACCAAATGACTAGAGGCAAGGACTAAGTTTTTCTGATTCCAAGGATTTCCCGTAATTGTGACTGCTTGTTTATAGGGATCGATTAGTTCGTTTTTGCCATACGACCAGAAATGCAAGTTAAATTTTTCCCGCATTTCTTCTTGCCATTGCGGTTGCACGCTAGCGGGAACTAGAATTAAAACTCGCTTTACTTTTTTAGATAGCAACAAGTAACGCAATACTAAACCCGTCTCAATGGTTTTACCTAAGCCAACTTCATCGGCAATTAAGGCATTGCGCGGGAACTCGGCTGCCATACGGCGCAGGATTTTCATTTGGTGCGCCCAAGGCTTAACGGGAATTGATTTCACCGAGAAGTCTAAACAGCCTTCATGGTTGTGAATATTGGCAAGTTGGGCGAATTGCTCACGTTCCGCTTGTAGTTCTTCCTTAGAGATTTGGATTTCTACTTGAGGTGGTGTAGGTTCTTCAGTAGGCAGTTCTAATATTTCTGGCTTTGGTGCGATCGGACGGTCATCAAATTCAGCTAGGCGATTCCAGTCTGGCTTTTGGGTTGGGGCATAGCGCAATAGCTTTTGTTTTACCGCTATAGGGATTTCAAATACTCGCACATTGGGAAGTTCATCTTTCCATAGACGTTCAAAGCGATCGCTTTCATGTTGTACCCGTTGTAAATCTCTACCGCCATCCCATGAAAAGAAGACGTGAAAAGATTCACGATTGGATTGCCAGCCCCCGATTGACTCATTGTTAGAGCCATTAAAAGCAATACAGTCTCCATTCGCGTCAGAGATAATACCTACCTTTTCGTGAAAGAGATGTTGCGGATCGAGAACGCGATCGGATGAGTCAGGTTGACCGCTTGGCTTGAGTGGTATGGCAATGCGAATGTCAAGATATTCATTTTGAATTAACCAACTGAGGATTTCAAAATGCTTGAGTTGGGCAAAGTTGCTCGGTGGGGTGAGTTCAGTATCTAGGCGACTAGTTAAAGCATCACGCAAGGCGTAACCCTGTTGGACGGCTTGCAAGTCTTCGGGTGAGAACTGACAGCCCATGATTAGGCGCATTCTGCCTTGATTTTCCAGTAATGCACCAATGCCTCTAGCTACGCGACTGAGAATACTGCTATTGAAAAATCCTGCTTTGCGATCGTATTGCAGGGCGCATTCAAGGGCAGGAATATAGAAGTCAGTGATTAAGTTATCTTCATCACTGCCATATCCGATTTTCCACTGGCGATCGCTTAGTTTTTTACTCATAGGGCTAGGTTTTTCTCGCACTCTTGGAAAATGTAGTGCAATGCTCCCAAGGTTAGGGCTGCATCGTCTGCAATATAGCCTCTACTCTCATAAACTTTACCTGACAGGTCAAGTTTATAAAACATCCATTCCCTTGCATTAGTCACTATTCCCAATACTTCAATAAACTTCCCTGATTGTTTATTTTGCCATTGGCAAGCCTGCATTTCTACTAAACATTGTGCTAGTCCCTGTTCAAAATCATCTTTCTTTGCTTCGACAATACAAACAAATGGAGCTTCTAAATAGTCTTTTTTCTGAGCGATCAAATAGTCAGCATTACCAATCAATACGTCACTTTCTAACCTGCCGCCTTTCCAAATCTTAAGCTGGTCGAAATCTTCCATTGCTTCTTCACAGAAGGCATCAATCAGCAATTTTTTCGATTCTTCGTAGCTGCGGAGGTCAAAACGCTTCTGTAATCGCTCTAGTCTTTTTTTGAAGAAATCAGTTATTGGGAGTGCTTGACTTTCAAATTCCCAAGGGAGCAATGTAATAATTCCTAACTGTTTATAGGCTTCACCAACACTAAAACTAGAGAAATTTTTCTTTTTGGATTTTGGAATTTTAACTGTTGCCATAATCTAGTCCTCCTGTAATTCTGTTGTATCAAAATCTAAACCCATCTGACCACTTGCATAGTCAATCTCTGGCTGCACATAACTAACTTGGGCTTTAATCTCATCCATAGCTAGCCAGAGGTCGGCAAGGGCTTTCTCTTCGGGGATGCGTTTGCGCGGATCGCTGATGTGAGGGATGACGCGCAGGGCTACCTCCCATGCTCGCATAAACATCTCATTGCTGAGTAAGCCTGTGGCTTTCATGAAGCGGCGGACGGGTTCGATGGTTTGTTCTTCGAGGTAGATGGCGATAATTGCGTGCAGTCCATCGATGAGGTAACGGGCGGAAAACTCATTGTCAACGAGGGAGAAGGCGTGTTTTTTGTAGCGTTGATCGGGGCTGAGGAGTTTGCAAGTGCCGCTTTTGATGTCTAGGAGTTTGTAGGTTTTACCGAGGTCGGCAACATTGAATCCACCAACGGCGAGGGCAAGCTGTCGGGCATCATCAAAGGGAAATTCACGGGCTTGGAAGGCATCCCAAGCGAGGAAATACCATTGTGTCAGTGGGTCAAATCCTGCGGTGTCGGTTTGGGCAAGTTTGCGGAAGCGGTAATTGGCTACAGCTTTACGGGCTTCGGCAAAGGCGACTTCGGGGCGAACTTCTACGCCTGTGCTATCGAGGATGGGATAGTTGCGGGAGAAGACATTGAGGGCAGGACCAAAGGCGCTGAGATAAAGGTCGATGCCTTGAATCTCGTTGGCTTCAAATTCGGGGGCGCGTTGTTCGACAAGGTTGGCGACTTCGGGGCGGAGGTCATCCCACCATGCTTGTCCTGCGTTGGGGTCGCGTTTGCGGCAAATGAGTAAGACGGTACTAGAGACGCTATTTTTCTGGGCTTGATGCAGGTTTTGCGGGTTTTCGGTGCTGACTGCCCAACTTGCGGTTATTTCAAATCCTGCGACGATTAGGGATTGAGCAAGGACATCCCATGCGCCAGAGTCTTTGTGATTAAACTGCACAGTCATTACGCCGTTGTCTTTGAGAACTCGATAATATTCACCAAAGGCGCTTTGCATTTTAGCTTCATAGTCGCGATCGGCGAGTTCTTTAGGGCTAATTCCCATATCTCGAAAACGGGAGGGATTGGCGACTGCTTCTCGGTCTTTGTCTGTGAGTTCCATCCAAAACAAATCAGGAAAGATATCGCCTAAGATTCTCTTTTGCCAAACATAGAAAAAATCAGACATTTCTGCATATTGAATCGTTCCGTAATAGGGCGGATCAGTAACAACGGCATCAATAGACCGATCAAGAATGTGTTGTAGGTTATCGGCAGAAGAAATGTTTATTTGAACTAATTGTGAGTCATTGTTTTGTGGAGAAAAATTAGGTAGACAAACAGATTTACTTAAATATTCACACAAATCTGTATAGTCTTTTTGAAGTATCTGTGAGTATGTCCTCCAAAGCCTATGGCTGCCTGACATTTCATAATAATTCCACATTAAGTTTAATGAATGCTGTGCAGAAGCTCCCATAAAAGACATATTCGATGCAGAACTCCAATGTCCAAGCCTTGAATTTTTATCGATACATCTACTAAAGGCTAAACCCAAGTATGTACAGATGGAAGAAGCTCTATCTGACTCACAATCAGCCTGTATTAATTTTTTGGCTTCGTTGATTATTTTTACATAAGTAACAAGAGTTAGAAGTTGTCTTGGATTGAAAAAGTTTTTCCAATTTCCTAGACCTAAATCTGCGGTTGCATTGCGCTCATGTACTTGATGGCTCCAAGGAATCTCAATATCTGGAATCAGATAACTTTCATCCGAATTTTCAATTTCTTTTAATTTCTGTTCTGCTAATGAGATTCCATATATATCTTTTTCTTGTGCAATTCTAAACTCTAAACCTCCCTGCCTCCTCTTAAAAGCAACAGCATACAGTTGATGTCCTAATCCATCATTTTTGGCTTGATTTTTTACAACTTGATCCTCAATAACTGACCCACAATTAGGACATTTACCAACACCTCTAGATATTGTTGTATGTTCTTCAGGGTTGTACTCTTTCCCACTCTCAGTTACGATATTCGTCCCTTTACCTTTCTTTCCTCTTACTAACTCAAAATCCACACACTTATTATTCAAGTTAGGAATTAGTCTCACAGCACAAATTGAGCCTTTTTTGATTGAAGCAGGGGATTTATCTACCCACCAACTGGGACTTAAAGGCACAACTGATTGACAATTTCTACAGATCACACTGTGCGCCCAAAAATATGCTTCTACCTTCTCCCCATCCTGAGACGGGAAAAAATCACTTAGCCGCTTCTCTGCCTCATCACCAACCCACTTCACCCACTTATCAATATCCTCTTGCAACGCCGCCCCAAACCGTAACGGAAACTCGATCGCCGCCTTCATCGTCACCACCGCCACAGGATTCAAGTCAGACGCAAACACCCGCAACCCATACCGCGCCGCCTCAAAAGGTATCGACCCACCCCCCGCAAACGCATCCAACACCGCAGGAGTCTTATTTCCCCACATCTGCTCACAAAGTTCCTGCACCCGCTTCACCCTTTCAGGAGTTGGCGGCGTTTTATATAGCCTTGTGCGTTGATGGCGATTGCTTTTCTCAGTCTCACTTTCATTTGCCCTAGCCATATCTAAGCCTAGCAAATACTCAAACTCCTCCATGCTGACATCCGCAGGCAACAGCGAACCCAACACACTTGCCCGACTAAACGACAACGGCTTCCGCGAATACCACCGATGCAAACCCTTAAACGGATTGCCTCCATTCTCATAGTAAACCTGCTCATTCAGCAGCTTCACAGGCATAATCTTTTCGATAAAAACTGGTTTGCGATCGGTCATAAGAATATTACAAAAAGTATGATAAATTATATGATAAAATATGCGAGACAAGTAAGTCTTTAGATTTTTATTTTTCCTCTGCCCTTATGAATCAATTACAAGGAAAGCAGCGCGTTACAGTCACCATTGATGCCAAATTACTCAGTGCAGTAGATCGGCTATCCCAAAATCGCTCGGCGGCGATCGAAGAAGCTTTACATTTATGGCATAGGCAACAAATTGAAGACCAACTGCAAAGATTCTATACAAATCGTAATTCCCATAGCCTTCAAGAAGAAGAACAATGGGCGCAAGCAACCCAAGATAATGCGATCGCTAGTTGGGAAAATGAGGGATCTTAGCAACTATGAGTGATTTCCCGCAGCAAGGCACAATCTATTTAGCCAAAGCACTAAAGCAAGCAGGTGACACCAAAAAACGCCCCGTTCTTGTTGTCTCTGTAGATATCCGCAATCGCTATGCTTCAACAGTTTTAGTAGTGCCATTCTCATCAGATGTTGCCGCCTCAGCAGGTAATCCTTGCCGCATTCTCATCCCTGCTGGCACAGGCGGTTTAGAGAAAGACTCAGTAACTATGGGCGATCTAATTACCACTGTGCAGAAAAGTTATTTAGAACGCGGTCCCTATGGCAACATTGATAGTAAGTTGCTTCAGCAGGTACTACAAGGCGTACAGGTTGCTATGGGTATTTATGAGGAACAAAGAGGGTGATAGTTCGTAATGACGATTTTCCCGACGCTCTAGACAAATTATTGGCAAAAGCTGATTTTATCTAATCTCCCAACAACACCCGAATCGCTTTAAGAGCATTTCTTTTAGACCCGTTGGACACCTTAGCAAACCAATAATGTGCCTCCTCATTACTCATCGCCGTCACACCATTAGCAATATTGGCGATCCTCCCTTCCTTCGAGAGTGGCTGTACCGTCTGAAATAGCAAAGCCAAGCTTACCCCTGACTGTTCATCAAGGACATAGGGCGCTTGGCGATCGCATTTCAAAGTTTTTGGATCGTACTTATTTGCTTTCAATGCAGCATAGATCGCCTGTCTGGTTAGTACCAACGCATTACCCTTGAGCTTACCGATTCGCTTTGCCGCAGGGCGCTTTTTCTCACCTGCTTGCTTGTAGGCACATTGGTATAGCTCCAAAGCAAAATTATTGTTATCTGTGGGAACAACCCTTAGTTGAAACTCTTGCATTAGTAACTTACCCTCGCGGTTAGAGATAGGCGATCGACAGGATTACGCAGTAAAGCTTGTTGTAAGATTACTAACTCATTACCATCGGGCGCGATCGCAGGTTCAAAGGTAAATGTTAGCTTGAGACTCACATTAGCTCTAACTCCCTCAGTATTTAAAAGAGCATTAACAGGATTCAAGAAACCTTGAAACCCACGCAATCCACCTTGATAATCTAAACGCACAAATTGCTTGTCCATCTGAATAGTTGCCTTCTGGTCAATCTCAAATGTAAGTTTACCGAGCAACGGGAAAGATGTCGTAATCTTGCGATAGTCCATCACTTGATCGACCGTAATTTCGATACTCTGAATGTTTTTAACCTTGTAATCAGAACAGCGATCGCTAAATCCTGTAAACGCAGCATTGACCGTTCCAGACAGATCAATCATTTCAGGCTTTACTTCAAAAATTGAAGGTGCATCATGTCCATTTGTAGCTGAACCCTTACCAGTTGGAGTTTCATAGGAAATGATCGCGGCTCTAGTTTCCTGCTCTGCGGTTTCTCCATTGCCATAGTCTGCCACAATTTTAAAAATCGTGGTTTGATTAATTTGCGCCTGATGATTGTCTGATGGTAAAAATTCACCAGCGATCGGTATCCCATCTTGATAAATCCTTACTGATAAAGCACCCTGCGATCGCCAGCGTAAATTCACAGTTTTTGCTAATTCACTACTGGGCATCACCTGAGCAGACAACTCGATCGCACGCGGCTCAGGTTGCTTGAGGATGCCACGCCGATATAATTCCATGCGCTCGGAAAATTCAATTGTGTCTGGCAAACTTGGCAACTTGCCATCATCACCACGAATATAAACCTTAGTCCCAACCTTTAAATCCCATTGACCTTCCTGTATCCCTTTACGGACGGTTTCTCTTAGTTTGGGAATATCCGCATCAAGCAACATCTGTAACCCTAGATTTTTGGCAAATTCTTCTTTTAAAGCTCTTGTTGTCCAATGGTCTATTCCTGCTAACCAAACCTTTTGCAGAATGTAAGCAGGGGCAAATGCACCCGCATCTTCTAAACGAATTTTTTGACAATCCTTTAAAGACTTGAGAATCACATCCTGTTGATTTTTATTGCCTTTGACATCACTTGATGATTCCGCAGGCAAAGTGAAATGCAGCAATCCTTTCGGTGCTTTGACTGGATCGTTAGTTGGATAAAAAAGATGGCGATAGGTATTAGTTAAGGCAACTCTTACATCTAGGTCTTTGATACCACCTCTTTCACGCAATTGCTTGCGCTGATTTTCTGATAAGTCCTCTTGGCGATTTGGTGACTTCAAAATGTTTTGAATCGCAAGATGCTCCTTTGTAATATCGATCGCCCGATCTAATTCCTGCTTATTTGCCACCAAGAAAAGCAACCGATTACGAAATGTGCGGAACTTACCAGACTCTCCAGTATTATTAAAAATTTGCTCAACGAGATTAGGTGCAACATCGGTTGAAGCATTCACGGTTCCTTGGTCAAAGTCAATTACACAAAGAGCAATATCATCAGGCTTATCGTCAACATCGCCCGAACTCTCAGGACTAGCAACTAAGGTAAAGACTTTGTTGGCAAAGATACTATCGCGACGCGATCGCAGATGGTCTTTCGCTGTGAGATTGCCAATCTGTTCTTTCTCTTCCGCAATAATTTTATTGATCGATGGTTCTTCTTTAAAACGTGCGATCGT
This Pseudanabaena galeata CCNP1313 DNA region includes the following protein-coding sequences:
- a CDS encoding multiubiquitin domain-containing protein gives rise to the protein MTANYKVRIDDIVHSINDSVVTGQQLLDLANKLPTREFLIFEMLSNGQLEEIRLDETTNLQKQGIEKFITFRSDRSFFFTIDGRRFQWGASFITGFQLKKLANVDPNTYGVWQETKSTEDRKIENCELVDLTEAGVESFFTGKQTTTEG
- a CDS encoding E2/UBC family protein; this encodes MSFLPERDRLYLNQHAVNYRESTNGKYKGIVLSDFTLPIGLYNIPNADILILLPPGYPDVPTDMFYLFPWVTLTQAAKYPKAADQPFQFDGKSWQRWSRHNNEWRVGIDGIHTTLIRMTTALKEAK
- a CDS encoding HesA/MoeB/ThiF family protein, producing the protein MMKASLTLQEHHYELLKELLQHDDGTEGAAYLLCGNSFIISDPWDRQEHHKFISYAVEKVPDEDVVSQSQLHITWKTDSFVKTLKQAKIRGLTVAIIHSHSDLLAFSEQDDLNEPDLVDLAKNRNGLDTNLLSLILMPSGEMIGRLWVSRNKNIPLILIRIVGNAIRLHYPDRGKGIPSSILQRQALAFGESLNQDLSLLRVGIVGCGGTGSAVAMLLGRLGIGHIALFDKDVVEESNLNRLHGAFRDDVKQKLPKVQAIARSLLGLDVEVQTFQEWINEDICHEALKSCDIIFGCTDDHSGRLLLNRFAYYYATPVIDLGLALEVANDVGSLRFACADGRVTVLMPKHSCLLCHGVIDPVQARDENLKRIDPDEFERRKKEAYVLGEGNPSPAVVTFTTSVAIMAIEEFLHRLQGWRGENNAIANRVRKFTLTTDRNQGATYNPNCPICVNQDIWGLGDRDLFLEVL
- a CDS encoding DUF6527 family protein; translated protein: MNLLSFLLGWLRIIPKQAFSTKFVSSHPSNDAVKNGQIWIIRDRKLMKWGRLRCPCGCEEIILLSLSSSRSPRWQVSLDWLGRPSISPSVRRLDGCRSHFWIRSGKVDWC
- a CDS encoding helicase-related protein; this translates as MSKKLSDRQWKIGYGSDEDNLITDFYIPALECALQYDRKAGFFNSSILSRVARGIGALLENQGRMRLIMGCQFSPEDLQAVQQGYALRDALTSRLDTELTPPSNFAQLKHFEILSWLIQNEYLDIRIAIPLKPSGQPDSSDRVLDPQHLFHEKVGIISDANGDCIAFNGSNNESIGGWQSNRESFHVFFSWDGGRDLQRVQHESDRFERLWKDELPNVRVFEIPIAVKQKLLRYAPTQKPDWNRLAEFDDRPIAPKPEILELPTEEPTPPQVEIQISKEELQAEREQFAQLANIHNHEGCLDFSVKSIPVKPWAHQMKILRRMAAEFPRNALIADEVGLGKTIETGLVLRYLLLSKKVKRVLILVPASVQPQWQEEMREKFNLHFWSYGKNELIDPYKQAVTITGNPWNQKNLVLASSHLVRRKERMQELLDSEPWDLVVLDEAHHARRKSPQNRKDTPNCLLELMAQLRAHTLALLLLSATPMQIDAVEMFDLIKLLGLKGHWEFADAFCDYFATLSEPADKHNLNFWQTMSVDYFANGGKPCSKIQQALETSDRLLSYQIEDVWQTGQKITNPQKYLADDNFIGESKKFLAANTPIKDLMFRHTRDTLREYYKRGFLDKSVPTREVFDNAITLEPEREAHLYREVSDYVRHFYRLAQKENRKALGFLMTLYRKRLTSSFYAIEKSLQRRLDYLLTQQGSLFGEDDLRDLDDADDAIIEGLESYMEPIDPKEIEYLQDLLQQFDNTGEDTKRSEFIKKLRQESLERDSAIVFTQYTDTMDYLRDTLIQLYGSQVACYSGRGGELNRDGTWQIVKKEEIKRRFRDGEIKLLLCTESASEGLNLQTCGVLFNYDMPWNPMRVEQRIGRIDRIGQKFATVRIHNFYYDGTVEAKVYLKLRDRIKAFKNVVGNLQPILARVPTFIEKAVMSADPLEEDVLLSEFFEAPDAPSIQLALDEAVAMDVEADLIELRKPIPRSPFDAEAIEQMFTRSLLLQKSRITFEDAGDKVWTMQLQQKSYQITFYPDTFDEHPSLRLMTFGDPLFELLLFNSLEVR
- a CDS encoding DUF1156 domain-containing protein produces the protein MTDRKPVFIEKIMPVKLLNEQVYYENGGNPFKGLHRWYSRKPLSFSRASVLGSLLPADVSMEEFEYLLGLDMARANESETEKSNRHQRTRLYKTPPTPERVKRVQELCEQMWGNKTPAVLDAFAGGGSIPFEAARYGLRVFASDLNPVAVVTMKAAIEFPLRFGAALQEDIDKWVKWVGDEAEKRLSDFFPSQDGEKVEAYFWAHSVICRNCQSVVPLSPSWWVDKSPASIKKGSICAVRLIPNLNNKCVDFELVRGKKGKGTNIVTESGKEYNPEEHTTISRGVGKCPNCGSVIEDQVVKNQAKNDGLGHQLYAVAFKRRQGGLEFRIAQEKDIYGISLAEQKLKEIENSDESYLIPDIEIPWSHQVHERNATADLGLGNWKNFFNPRQLLTLVTYVKIINEAKKLIQADCESDRASSICTYLGLAFSRCIDKNSRLGHWSSASNMSFMGASAQHSLNLMWNYYEMSGSHRLWRTYSQILQKDYTDLCEYLSKSVCLPNFSPQNNDSQLVQINISSADNLQHILDRSIDAVVTDPPYYGTIQYAEMSDFFYVWQKRILGDIFPDLFWMELTDKDREAVANPSRFRDMGISPKELADRDYEAKMQSAFGEYYRVLKDNGVMTVQFNHKDSGAWDVLAQSLIVAGFEITASWAVSTENPQNLHQAQKNSVSSTVLLICRKRDPNAGQAWWDDLRPEVANLVEQRAPEFEANEIQGIDLYLSAFGPALNVFSRNYPILDSTGVEVRPEVAFAEARKAVANYRFRKLAQTDTAGFDPLTQWYFLAWDAFQAREFPFDDARQLALAVGGFNVADLGKTYKLLDIKSGTCKLLSPDQRYKKHAFSLVDNEFSARYLIDGLHAIIAIYLEEQTIEPVRRFMKATGLLSNEMFMRAWEVALRVIPHISDPRKRIPEEKALADLWLAMDEIKAQVSYVQPEIDYASGQMGLDFDTTELQED
- a CDS encoding ribbon-helix-helix domain-containing protein; protein product: MNQLQGKQRVTVTIDAKLLSAVDRLSQNRSAAIEEALHLWHRQQIEDQLQRFYTNRNSHSLQEEEQWAQATQDNAIASWENEGS
- a CDS encoding type II toxin-antitoxin system PemK/MazF family toxin is translated as MSDFPQQGTIYLAKALKQAGDTKKRPVLVVSVDIRNRYASTVLVVPFSSDVAASAGNPCRILIPAGTGGLEKDSVTMGDLITTVQKSYLERGPYGNIDSKLLQQVLQGVQVAMGIYEEQRG